A window of Cydia amplana chromosome 16, ilCydAmpl1.1, whole genome shotgun sequence genomic DNA:
AAAAAAACTTGGCCACATTCAGCCAACCATCGTAGTCTAATCTATATGTAAATATTGGCTCTGTACTTGTCTTGAGAAGCAGGTCTATTGTGGCTAAGACTGGATACGTAATCCCAGAATCACCTTCATAATGAGAAAACTCCTCAATAGTCTTCTTTGATATGGCTTTATCACCCATGTATAATTGCTTTAACTTATCAGCTATAGCTCTTTTCTCTTCTTCGTCTTTAAGGTCAAGATCTCTTGGCAAGGCTTTGGAAAAATCTAATTGAGCTATGGTTGTGTCATTCTCTTTAGCAGTAAACATATACCCTTCTGCATTGTTATACCCTATTATAATTGGCACTTTATGATAATCCCCTTTAGATATAAGAGTAAAGGGTTTCTCTGGCAAGAATAGCTCAACGCCTGGTATTTTTTTCTCGACACAAGGCACAAAAATGTTTTCTGATAGAACTATGTCTCCCTCTTTTCTTGGTACTCGAGTTTTCATCAACTGCTGACTGGATTTTGTCATCAATGCCTTGTATATTTCGTTTGTATTGTCTGTAGTATAGCCAAACTGTTGAACGTATGATTTTGCAATTTGCAAAGGTTCAAACTGAAAACTCCACGGAGACATTGCAGTTCCGCTTTGCATGACAGCTTTATGGAATAGTCCTTTCGACATAGGTGATATCAAATGATAGGAAACGGAAGCAGACCCAGCGCTTTCTCCAAAAATAGTTACATTATCACGATCACCACCAAATGCTTTAATATTCTTTTGAATCCATCTTAGAGCCGCAACTTGGTCTTTCAAGCCAGCATTGCCTGGTGCATCCTTAGTGCCTAAACATAGGAAACCTAGGATTTCTAATCTATAGTTGAATGTGACGAGTATAACTCCATGCTTAACTAAGTACTCTGGTCCGTAGAGGAAAGGAGATCCAGAGCCATCTCTGAAGCCTCCACCGTGGATAAATACGAGGACTGGAAGGGGCGACTGGGGATGGGAAGACTGCGGAGGAGTGTAGACGTTCAGGACGAGGCAGTCTTCCTGGCCCATGATGATGGAGCTGGTGAGACGTTGGGTGCATTTGACGTTCTCGTCGTAAGCTTCGAAGATGCCATCCCATTTTGGTTCTGGTCC
This region includes:
- the LOC134655190 gene encoding acetylcholinesterase-like, yielding MLSTKWLVLWSLWAARLARQPTAPLRVSSGLLRGSIAHDGSHLAYLSVPYATVNSRFQAPGPEPKWDGIFEAYDENVKCTQRLTSSIIMGQEDCLVLNVYTPPQSSHPQSPLPVLVFIHGGGFRDGSGSPFLYGPEYLVKHGVILVTFNYRLEILGFLCLGTKDAPGNAGLKDQVAALRWIQKNIKAFGGDRDNVTIFGESAGSASVSYHLISPMSKGLFHKAVMQSGTAMSPWSFQFEPLQIAKSYVQQFGYTTDNTNEIYKALMTKSSQQLMKTRVPRKEGDIVLSENIFVPCVEKKIPGVELFLPEKPFTLISKGDYHKVPIIIGYNNAEGYMFTAKENDTTIAQLDFSKALPRDLDLKDEEEKRAIADKLKQLYMGDKAISKKTIEEFSHYEGDSGITYPVLATIDLLLKTSTEPIFTYRLDYDGWLNVAKFFCGWGTAPGATHADELFYMFKPLFPTAYLMEQDIVDVVSRMWTNFAKFGNPTPAPSSRLPKWPPSTRTDARLLVIDKHFHYRPLWEEKAMTFWNQTYHKFRRK